A stretch of Ectothiorhodospiraceae bacterium BW-2 DNA encodes these proteins:
- a CDS encoding CoB--CoM heterodisulfide reductase iron-sulfur subunit A family protein — protein sequence MSEVIATNETILVVGGGISGLTAALEAAECGKQVLLLEKAPSVGGRVSQLYKYFPKLCYPQCGLEIQYRRLKANKNIRLMTMAEVTGISGESGNYSVDVKVSPRYVNENCTACGACGEAVEAEFDDEFNYQMKKRKGAYIPSPMAYPQRYILDPALIGTDDATKAKEACRFEAIDLEMAEQALTLSVGAVIWATGWKPYDAAKIQPYGYDRYENVITNVEFERMLDPFGPTAGKIQRPSDGAAPKNIAFIQCAGSRDKNHLKHCSRICCMATLKQTTYVAEKLGDECQSTVYYIDIRAIDRIDDFHQKVKADPNVSFVKSKVANIVAGANGNVILHGVDTEGYNRYASEHDLVVLATGMESTVPAGIFPEGTVVNEHNFIDLDESNGAIFGAGCSSDALDVNRAAQNATAAALRAIQIVNQVSAAEA from the coding sequence ATGTCTGAGGTAATCGCAACCAACGAAACCATTCTGGTTGTTGGGGGTGGCATTAGCGGCCTGACCGCTGCACTGGAAGCCGCAGAGTGCGGTAAGCAGGTGCTGCTGCTGGAGAAGGCGCCGTCTGTCGGTGGCCGAGTTAGCCAACTCTATAAATATTTTCCTAAACTCTGCTATCCGCAGTGTGGCTTGGAGATTCAGTACCGTCGTTTGAAGGCGAATAAAAATATTCGCCTTATGACGATGGCCGAAGTGACCGGCATTAGCGGTGAGAGCGGCAACTACAGTGTCGATGTCAAAGTTTCTCCACGCTATGTCAACGAAAACTGTACCGCTTGTGGCGCGTGTGGTGAGGCGGTTGAGGCCGAATTTGATGATGAGTTTAACTATCAGATGAAAAAGCGCAAAGGGGCCTATATCCCTTCGCCGATGGCCTATCCGCAGCGCTACATTCTCGATCCGGCGCTAATTGGCACCGACGATGCGACCAAGGCGAAAGAGGCGTGTCGATTTGAGGCGATCGACCTTGAGATGGCCGAGCAGGCGCTAACCCTTAGCGTTGGCGCAGTGATTTGGGCCACCGGCTGGAAGCCCTACGATGCGGCCAAAATTCAGCCCTACGGCTATGATCGCTACGAGAATGTCATCACCAATGTTGAGTTTGAGCGTATGCTCGATCCTTTCGGCCCAACCGCTGGTAAGATTCAGCGCCCCTCTGATGGCGCGGCACCTAAAAATATCGCCTTTATTCAGTGTGCCGGTTCGCGGGATAAGAACCATCTAAAGCACTGCTCCCGTATCTGCTGCATGGCGACACTAAAGCAGACTACCTATGTGGCGGAAAAGCTTGGGGATGAGTGTCAATCAACGGTCTATTACATCGATATTCGTGCTATCGACCGTATCGACGATTTTCACCAAAAGGTGAAGGCCGATCCGAATGTTAGCTTTGTGAAATCGAAGGTCGCTAACATCGTCGCTGGCGCTAACGGCAATGTGATTCTCCACGGGGTCGATACCGAGGGGTATAACCGCTATGCGAGCGAGCACGATTTAGTGGTACTGGCGACAGGAATGGAGTCAACCGTTCCGGCAGGCATCTTCCCCGAAGGGACGGTGGTGAACGAACACAACTTTATCGACTTAGATGAGTCTAACGGCGCTATCTTTGGTGCGGGCTGCTCATCTGACGCTCTGGATGTTAACCGTGCGGCGCAAAATGCAACGGCGGCCGCGCTGCGTGCGATTCAGATCGTCAATCAAGTTTCAGCTGCGGAGGCATAA
- a CDS encoding UDP-2,3-diacylglucosamine diphosphatase: MRRAFIADLHLSPDNGRRRALFSDFLAYATTEFTQLYILGDLFDIWLGDDIELERFRDEIEALAAASAAGLALWYLPGNRDFLIGESFYRQSGCQPLPEPTTIQCGRYPTLLLHGDTLCSDDSDYQQLRQQLRQQPWRDDFLAKSATERQSIATTLRQQSDTDKRQKSAAIMDVSPDTVVTIATEWQVSRIIHGHTHRPGVNLHQLHQQALLQRFVVDEWQDSSAGYLSEREGHFEFHRFAHTTSSTTATHR; encoded by the coding sequence ATGCGCCGCGCGTTTATCGCCGATCTCCATCTGAGCCCCGATAACGGTCGGCGTCGGGCACTCTTTAGCGACTTTTTAGCCTACGCTACCACAGAGTTTACTCAGCTCTATATCTTAGGCGACCTATTCGATATCTGGTTAGGTGATGATATTGAACTAGAGCGCTTTCGGGACGAAATAGAGGCACTCGCCGCTGCGAGTGCCGCAGGATTAGCCCTCTGGTACCTGCCCGGTAACCGCGATTTTCTGATCGGTGAGTCGTTCTATCGACAGAGCGGCTGTCAGCCGCTACCGGAGCCGACCACGATTCAGTGTGGCCGCTACCCGACACTGCTACTTCATGGCGATACCCTTTGCAGTGACGATAGCGACTATCAACAGCTACGCCAACAGCTACGACAGCAGCCATGGAGAGACGATTTTCTCGCCAAATCTGCCACAGAGCGCCAGAGTATCGCCACAACACTCCGCCAACAGAGTGACACAGATAAGCGACAAAAGAGTGCTGCCATCATGGATGTGAGCCCCGATACGGTGGTTACCATAGCCACCGAGTGGCAAGTCAGTCGCATAATTCATGGCCATACTCACCGCCCCGGGGTCAATCTACACCAACTGCATCAGCAGGCGCTGCTGCAACGATTCGTCGTCGATGAGTGGCAAGATAGCAGCGCCGGCTATCTTAGCGAGAGAGAGGGCCACTTCGAGTTCCATCGCTTTGCCCACACAACCTCATCGACTACCGCGACTCACCGTTAA
- a CDS encoding response regulator: MTISDQDRHSSLRHQPLVLIIDDSPETILSLRQTLAREPLEIIFSLSGVEGLTLLRQRRPDLLLLDIGLGDMDGLDICRTIKQDSLLDGTAVIIITGRDQDEIEQRALALGANDFISKPYRATSVIARVRSQLEHKQLHDQLTLSQQALVQHQESLEEQVAQRTMELQQAKERAEAANIAKDEFLSNISHEVRTPLNAISGMANLIQREPLLPQQQQRLQTIIKSSDQLLYMLTNIIDIARLESERFILSSYPFTLQQLLEIVQSRTAPLYHPKVSFSINNSCGDLTLRGDAQRLSQALFNFISNAFKFTPEGEIVLRVSISEESSQTVVLCFEVEDSGIGIEAQNLHHLFCLFEQIDGSDTRRYGGVGIGLRQSHRLARLMGGETGVESRVGEGSCFWLTARVEKMAAEAQDDATEAEQWLIAQGEQLRLLLVEDEPINQDILLSLLEDLGLRIDTADNGVEAIEQARAHLYQLILMDLQMPVMDGIEATVAIRQLSHHDNTPIIAVTAKVSPEDRELALSVGMNDFLTKPLAPERLYQTLYQWLNGESR; the protein is encoded by the coding sequence ATGACAATATCTGACCAAGACCGTCACTCTTCCCTTCGCCACCAGCCACTGGTTCTGATTATTGATGACTCCCCTGAGACCATTTTGTCACTGCGACAGACCTTAGCCCGTGAGCCGCTAGAGATTATCTTCTCTCTGTCGGGTGTTGAGGGGTTAACGCTGCTGCGCCAGCGCCGTCCCGATCTGCTGCTACTCGATATCGGCCTAGGGGATATGGATGGACTCGATATCTGTCGCACTATTAAACAGGATTCGCTATTAGATGGGACTGCGGTGATTATTATTACCGGTCGCGATCAAGATGAGATTGAGCAGCGGGCGTTAGCGCTCGGGGCGAACGACTTTATCTCCAAACCCTATCGGGCAACTAGCGTAATCGCTCGGGTACGCAGCCAGTTAGAGCATAAACAGCTCCATGATCAACTAACGCTAAGTCAACAGGCGCTAGTGCAGCACCAAGAGAGTCTGGAGGAGCAGGTAGCGCAGCGAACGATGGAGCTACAGCAGGCTAAAGAGCGGGCTGAGGCGGCCAATATTGCCAAAGATGAGTTTCTCTCCAATATCTCCCACGAAGTGCGAACCCCCCTAAACGCAATTAGCGGGATGGCCAATCTGATTCAGCGCGAGCCACTACTACCACAGCAGCAGCAGCGATTACAGACGATCATTAAGTCGAGTGATCAACTGCTCTATATGCTGACCAATATTATCGATATTGCGAGGCTCGAATCGGAGCGCTTTATTTTGAGTAGCTACCCCTTTACGCTACAGCAGCTACTAGAGATAGTCCAGAGTCGCACGGCACCGCTATACCACCCTAAAGTTAGCTTTAGCATCAATAATAGCTGTGGTGATCTCACCCTGCGCGGCGATGCGCAACGGCTATCGCAGGCGCTGTTTAATTTTATTAGTAACGCCTTTAAATTTACTCCTGAAGGGGAGATTGTGTTACGGGTATCGATAAGCGAAGAGTCTTCTCAAACAGTCGTGCTCTGTTTTGAGGTCGAGGATAGCGGCATCGGTATTGAAGCGCAGAATTTGCACCATCTGTTCTGTCTCTTTGAGCAGATCGATGGCTCTGATACTCGCCGTTATGGCGGCGTCGGTATCGGTCTGCGACAGAGCCATCGTCTTGCGCGTCTGATGGGGGGCGAGACCGGCGTTGAGAGTCGAGTCGGTGAGGGGAGCTGTTTTTGGCTCACGGCCAGGGTAGAGAAGATGGCGGCAGAGGCGCAGGACGATGCGACAGAGGCTGAGCAGTGGCTTATCGCTCAAGGCGAACAGCTCCGGCTACTGCTAGTGGAGGATGAGCCGATTAATCAAGATATTCTGCTGTCGCTGCTGGAGGATTTAGGGCTTCGCATCGATACGGCCGACAATGGCGTCGAGGCGATCGAGCAGGCTAGAGCCCATCTCTATCAACTGATATTAATGGATCTACAGATGCCGGTGATGGACGGTATCGAAGCGACAGTGGCTATTCGGCAGCTATCGCACCACGACAATACCCCGATTATTGCGGTGACGGCTAAAGTGAGCCCCGAAGATAGAGAGCTAGCGTTAAGTGTCGGCATGAACGACTTTCTCACTAAACCGCTAGCGCCGGAGCGGCTCTATCAGACGCTCTATCAGTGGCTTAACGGTGAGTCGCGGTAG
- a CDS encoding 4Fe-4S dicluster domain-containing protein, with the protein MSNMNQAMIEKYRSSFLKEVEANVEEGEWVKMCMQCGVCSGSCPMQNHWEHPPQELFMMIRANKREEVLGSSSMWMCTSCYNCIARCPRGLPITHIMHGLASYAKRLGLEPKEQPTAKFSQLFWDNLSQTGRVNELKLGLSLYFMNGFGDGVKTAMKMKDVGLGMLKSGRMNPMEILGGHKCKDASGIKKMIAKAKEIEAQGHQ; encoded by the coding sequence ATGAGTAATATGAATCAGGCGATGATCGAAAAGTATCGCAGCTCTTTTCTTAAAGAGGTTGAAGCCAATGTAGAGGAGGGCGAGTGGGTTAAGATGTGTATGCAGTGTGGTGTCTGCTCCGGCTCCTGCCCGATGCAGAACCATTGGGAGCACCCGCCGCAAGAGCTGTTTATGATGATTCGCGCCAATAAGCGTGAAGAGGTGTTAGGCTCCAGTTCGATGTGGATGTGTACCTCCTGCTACAACTGTATTGCCCGCTGTCCGCGCGGGCTGCCGATTACCCACATTATGCACGGACTAGCTAGCTACGCGAAACGGCTCGGTCTGGAGCCGAAAGAGCAGCCGACCGCCAAGTTTTCGCAGCTATTTTGGGATAACCTCTCCCAGACCGGACGGGTGAACGAGCTAAAGCTAGGACTCTCGCTCTACTTTATGAACGGTTTTGGCGATGGGGTCAAAACGGCGATGAAGATGAAAGATGTCGGTCTCGGGATGCTAAAGTCGGGGCGAATGAACCCGATGGAGATCCTCGGTGGTCATAAATGTAAAGATGCTAGCGGGATCAAAAAGATGATTGCCAAAGCAAAAGAGATTGAAGCGCAAGGTCACCAGTAA
- a CDS encoding hydrogenase iron-sulfur subunit encodes MADEKKIGAYICKGCGIEERLDVNQLVNTAKRDGKAAISKDHEFLCSADGVKMIQDDIDNDGVNRVVIVGCSRRAKTEAFSFEGVTLSRANIREGVIWVRPNNDEAQETTQEMADDYVRMACAEAKFLKVPSSSGEQELTKRIMVVGGGVSGLTSALEAAKTGYEVDLVEKSDRLGGIAAELYKRVPAKNGLQGPVDNTIGEMIAAVEGSDKITVHLSSAITKTEGAPGRFSVELAGGKSLSVGAIVQATGFKTYDMSLLPEFSPDNADVIDQLQFEQRVKANHGAIKKADGSEATNVVFVQCAGQRSDKEGHLPYCSGHCCTTSIKQAHYVRAAGGDATVIFDDLRTPGASGEDFYRSGQEAGVAFSKGEVSSVKVGKGLEVNYTDKILNEQSTIHADIVVLATGMVPNSGPNPYLELELGNAKDAKDEALVKQLEAEIAIQPAPILNLDYRQGSDLPHLKHGFNDSHFICFPYETRRTGIYASGPLRRPMDIAQTIEDATGATLKAIQACENAALGRAAHPRSGDLSFPTFRREGCTQCKRCTVECPFGAINEDEEKYPQYNEARCRRCGTCMGACPVRVISFENYSVDTVGQQIKNVDIPDEFEEKPRILVLACENDAYPALDMAGMTHQEYSSFARIIPIRCLGSVNTIWITDALNSGYDGVMLMGCQKGDNYQCHFVKGSEMAHYRMSKIDDTLSQLNLEKERVQTFEVSITDIERIPQLINDMEKTIGEIGMSPFKF; translated from the coding sequence ATGGCAGACGAAAAGAAAATTGGCGCCTATATCTGTAAAGGGTGTGGCATTGAAGAGCGCCTTGATGTCAACCAACTGGTCAATACCGCCAAACGAGATGGTAAAGCGGCCATTAGCAAAGATCACGAATTTCTCTGTAGCGCCGATGGCGTGAAGATGATTCAAGACGACATCGATAACGACGGGGTGAATCGAGTTGTGATCGTCGGCTGCTCCCGCCGAGCTAAAACTGAGGCGTTTAGTTTTGAGGGGGTCACCCTGTCGCGGGCCAATATTCGTGAAGGGGTGATTTGGGTTCGTCCTAATAACGATGAGGCGCAAGAGACGACTCAAGAGATGGCAGACGACTATGTGCGCATGGCCTGTGCTGAAGCTAAATTCCTGAAGGTTCCTTCATCAAGTGGCGAACAGGAGCTGACTAAGCGGATTATGGTGGTCGGTGGCGGTGTCTCCGGTCTCACCTCTGCACTGGAGGCGGCAAAAACTGGCTATGAGGTCGATCTGGTCGAAAAGAGCGACAGACTCGGTGGTATTGCCGCCGAGCTCTATAAGCGGGTGCCGGCTAAAAACGGTCTGCAAGGGCCGGTCGATAACACCATTGGCGAGATGATCGCCGCTGTTGAGGGGAGTGATAAAATTACCGTCCACCTCAGTAGCGCGATTACTAAAACGGAGGGTGCGCCGGGGCGTTTTAGCGTCGAGCTAGCGGGGGGGAAAAGCCTCAGCGTCGGTGCGATTGTGCAGGCGACCGGTTTTAAAACATACGATATGAGCCTGCTGCCGGAGTTTAGCCCCGATAACGCTGATGTGATAGATCAGCTACAGTTTGAGCAGAGGGTGAAGGCCAATCATGGCGCTATCAAAAAGGCGGACGGCTCTGAGGCGACAAATGTGGTCTTTGTCCAGTGTGCCGGTCAGCGCAGCGATAAAGAGGGCCATCTCCCCTACTGCTCCGGCCACTGCTGCACCACCTCAATTAAACAGGCGCACTATGTGAGAGCCGCAGGTGGCGATGCGACGGTCATTTTTGACGATCTGCGTACCCCAGGGGCCTCTGGTGAAGATTTCTACCGCTCAGGTCAGGAGGCGGGAGTGGCCTTCTCCAAAGGCGAAGTGAGTAGCGTTAAGGTGGGTAAGGGGCTTGAGGTCAACTATACCGATAAAATTCTTAACGAACAGAGCACTATTCATGCCGATATTGTGGTGCTAGCCACCGGCATGGTGCCAAACTCTGGCCCGAACCCCTATCTGGAGCTGGAGCTCGGTAACGCTAAGGATGCGAAGGATGAGGCGCTAGTCAAACAGCTCGAAGCGGAGATCGCGATTCAGCCCGCACCGATTTTGAACTTAGACTATCGTCAAGGCTCCGATCTGCCCCACCTTAAGCACGGCTTTAACGACTCACACTTTATCTGCTTTCCGTATGAGACTCGCCGTACTGGGATCTATGCCTCAGGGCCACTACGACGGCCGATGGATATTGCCCAGACGATAGAGGACGCTACCGGCGCGACGCTAAAAGCGATTCAGGCGTGTGAAAATGCGGCACTAGGCCGAGCGGCTCACCCCCGTTCGGGCGATTTAAGCTTCCCTACTTTCCGTAGAGAGGGGTGTACCCAGTGTAAGCGCTGTACTGTTGAGTGCCCCTTCGGTGCGATTAATGAGGATGAGGAGAAGTATCCGCAGTATAACGAGGCGCGTTGCCGCCGCTGCGGTACCTGTATGGGGGCCTGTCCGGTGCGAGTGATCTCGTTTGAGAACTACTCGGTCGATACCGTCGGTCAGCAGATTAAAAATGTCGATATCCCCGATGAGTTCGAGGAGAAGCCACGGATTTTGGTGTTAGCGTGCGAAAACGACGCCTATCCAGCGCTCGATATGGCCGGTATGACCCATCAAGAGTACAGCTCGTTTGCCCGTATCATTCCGATTCGCTGTCTCGGTTCGGTGAACACGATCTGGATTACCGATGCGCTCAACAGCGGTTATGATGGGGTGATGCTCATGGGGTGCCAAAAGGGTGATAACTATCAGTGCCACTTTGTCAAAGGCTCCGAGATGGCCCACTATCGTATGAGCAAAATTGATGATACTCTCAGCCAGCTCAATCTGGAGAAAGAGCGGGTGCAGACCTTTGAAGTATCCATTACCGATATTGAACGAATCCCTCAGCTGATTAACGATATGGAGAAGACCATTGGTGAAATCGGCATGAGTCCGTTCAAATTCTAA
- a CDS encoding heterodisulfide reductase — translation MAKYEYSFYPGCSSQSGASSINYLRSTQTICQELDIQLNEIPDWNCCGASIGYGGGGELPRISLSARNIALSQQAHGPQDIVATCAACWLATREAKERIEESQRVRSGIESALGEIGVKIEGEMPKSRHMVEVLLEDVGLDEIKSKVKKPLDGLKIAGYVGCQTNRPFGIDGESFENPKYLDKIIETVGASPVENYEKKVSCCGGALMFSEPEKSQALVRDIIEAAYDGGADMIVTPCPVCQMNVEVYQDQINATYGTKFQLPVVYYSTLMSVAFGRSGKDAALDGQIIKAKQLESIAN, via the coding sequence ATGGCAAAGTACGAATACTCATTTTACCCGGGCTGCTCCTCGCAAAGCGGTGCCTCATCCATTAACTATCTGCGCTCGACTCAGACGATCTGCCAAGAGCTCGATATTCAACTTAATGAAATTCCCGACTGGAACTGCTGCGGTGCCTCCATCGGTTATGGTGGCGGAGGCGAACTGCCACGCATTTCGCTCTCGGCACGCAATATCGCCCTCTCGCAGCAGGCACATGGGCCGCAAGATATTGTCGCTACCTGTGCCGCCTGTTGGCTAGCTACGCGGGAGGCGAAGGAGCGAATTGAGGAGAGTCAACGCGTTCGCAGTGGTATTGAGAGCGCCTTGGGCGAGATTGGGGTCAAAATTGAGGGCGAAATGCCCAAGTCGCGCCACATGGTCGAGGTGCTGCTCGAAGATGTCGGTCTTGACGAGATTAAGAGCAAGGTCAAAAAGCCGCTTGATGGGCTTAAAATAGCCGGTTATGTCGGCTGCCAGACCAACCGTCCGTTTGGGATCGATGGCGAGTCGTTTGAGAACCCGAAATATCTCGATAAAATTATCGAAACGGTCGGTGCCTCACCGGTCGAGAACTACGAAAAGAAGGTCTCTTGCTGTGGGGGGGCGTTAATGTTCTCCGAGCCGGAGAAGTCGCAGGCGCTAGTGCGGGATATTATTGAAGCGGCCTATGATGGTGGTGCCGATATGATTGTAACCCCCTGTCCGGTCTGTCAGATGAATGTTGAGGTCTATCAGGATCAGATTAATGCCACCTACGGCACGAAATTTCAGCTACCGGTCGTTTACTACTCGACACTCATGTCGGTCGCCTTCGGCCGCAGCGGCAAGGACGCGGCGCTTGATGGTCAAATCATTAAAGCGAAGCAGTTAGAGAGCATTGCTAATTAA
- a CDS encoding PAS domain S-box protein produces the protein MFFYSFLRHWSQNRWLPLLLVIYLLVALWVLFSLSWAALPWSQRVAIGLLMGLWPILFAVTLRQMQVQMERTVALERLNSLIEAADLVIFSTDAAGRFVTLNHNACRYFNLVQQQALGEHFDLLLPLKSAHRIHAFSEEVANANQVVTLEMEFETAIGRRSLMVTGGPLMGTGGQLEGIFLVARDISDMQASRDMLHRLGRQLEEMKRFIDHAPVAMAMFDRRMIYLAVSQRWIDDYHLGKRWLVGQRHYDIFPKLESHWLEAHKLALQGQRSEASEVLFTRHDGTQMWLRWSVQPWFDADSEVGGVIILTEDITSQKSSERVLSQALATEAAGIGIWELEVISGYMHWDATTLDNYGIEQQRFKGEMDEWLERLHPDDLPWVTDLFERFLREESLFEPETRIITPIGEERWLRLSAVRRYDERGRLEQVIGTCQNITRRKQTELAILQANRAKSAFLANMSHEIRTPLNAIIGMTHLLKQSQLQAQQFDDVAAIESSGRHLLQLINDILDLSKIEADELKLEPVNFDLGRFLASIKRMFDPIANARGINLTLVDTGHHLPQRLRGDAGRLRQILINLIGNALKFTHKGWVRVTVAPIYGKESSENQIWLRFEVNDSGEGILPEVQHYLFEPFTQADSSFTRRHGGTGLGLSIVRQLCRLMGGEVGLLHSDSSGSSFRVEIPLCYPTDELERQSEASIATALEPLPIAAPSGVSTLTGYHLLLVDDHQINLELMERIVSREGVLVTRATNGEEALQRLQHDPEKFDLVLMDVQMPVMDGNEATRLIRKQLQLTLPIVGITAGALTTERDRSLEAGMDLYLTKPIEPALLLETIAAQIERYRGQTVVDKTQPSPATAASRSSEIALRQWPQLEGVDMASVWRRLDGDLALFGLMVQRFMAEFADLMETTAEAELTAARCHKLAGGALLLGLESLAATARRCETRLQHASDNHEVSCPELADELSRLAAQLPQLQQQMQSLTNHEVAGDASALQQLVSQLQRHDLIAYDHFRQLQPWLEQQMAQEELHELADLIHNLRFNEAATLLKEWLLST, from the coding sequence ATGTTTTTTTACTCTTTTCTGAGACACTGGTCACAAAATAGGTGGTTGCCGCTGTTGCTGGTGATCTATCTATTGGTTGCGCTCTGGGTTCTCTTCTCTCTCTCTTGGGCAGCGCTGCCGTGGTCGCAGAGGGTGGCTATCGGCCTGTTAATGGGGTTGTGGCCGATTCTGTTTGCCGTCACCCTGCGGCAGATGCAGGTGCAGATGGAGCGTACTGTGGCGCTGGAGCGACTCAATTCGCTCATTGAGGCGGCCGACTTAGTTATCTTCTCTACCGATGCTGCGGGGCGCTTTGTCACTTTAAACCATAACGCCTGCCGCTATTTTAATTTGGTGCAACAGCAGGCGTTAGGGGAACACTTTGATCTACTACTCCCGCTCAAATCGGCCCACCGTATCCATGCCTTCTCAGAAGAGGTGGCTAACGCCAATCAGGTCGTGACGCTGGAGATGGAGTTCGAGACCGCCATTGGCCGCCGCTCATTGATGGTCACCGGTGGGCCATTAATGGGGACAGGCGGGCAGCTAGAGGGGATCTTTCTGGTCGCGCGGGATATCTCCGATATGCAAGCGAGTCGCGATATGTTGCACCGCCTAGGGCGTCAACTAGAGGAGATGAAACGCTTTATCGACCATGCACCGGTAGCGATGGCGATGTTTGACCGACGCATGATCTATCTGGCGGTCAGTCAGCGTTGGATCGATGACTACCATCTTGGTAAGCGTTGGTTGGTGGGACAACGGCACTACGATATCTTTCCAAAGCTGGAGAGCCACTGGTTGGAAGCACACAAGCTGGCGCTACAGGGGCAGCGCAGTGAGGCGAGTGAGGTGCTATTTACCCGTCACGACGGTACCCAAATGTGGCTGCGCTGGTCGGTACAGCCCTGGTTTGATGCCGACTCCGAGGTGGGGGGCGTGATTATTTTGACCGAAGATATTACCTCGCAAAAGAGCAGTGAGCGGGTGCTCTCCCAAGCGCTAGCTACCGAAGCGGCTGGGATCGGTATTTGGGAGCTGGAGGTGATTAGCGGCTATATGCACTGGGACGCCACCACGCTCGATAACTACGGCATCGAGCAGCAGCGTTTTAAGGGGGAGATGGATGAGTGGTTAGAGCGGCTCCACCCTGATGATCTACCGTGGGTAACCGATCTATTTGAACGCTTTTTGCGTGAAGAGAGTCTGTTTGAACCGGAGACGCGAATTATCACCCCCATCGGAGAGGAGCGTTGGTTGCGGCTCTCGGCCGTGCGTCGTTACGATGAGAGAGGGCGGCTGGAGCAGGTTATCGGCACCTGCCAAAATATTACCCGACGCAAACAGACCGAATTGGCGATTTTGCAGGCGAATCGGGCTAAAAGCGCCTTTTTGGCCAATATGAGCCACGAAATTCGTACCCCGTTAAATGCCATTATCGGCATGACCCACCTGCTCAAACAGTCGCAGCTACAGGCGCAGCAGTTTGACGATGTGGCGGCGATTGAGAGCTCTGGACGCCATCTGCTGCAGCTAATTAACGATATTCTCGATCTCTCTAAAATTGAGGCCGATGAGCTGAAGTTAGAGCCAGTTAACTTCGATTTAGGGCGCTTTCTGGCCTCCATTAAGCGGATGTTCGACCCGATCGCCAACGCCCGAGGCATCAACCTGACCCTTGTGGATACTGGCCATCATCTGCCGCAGCGACTTCGGGGCGATGCCGGACGGCTACGGCAGATATTGATCAACCTTATCGGGAACGCGCTCAAATTTACCCATAAAGGGTGGGTTCGGGTAACGGTGGCACCGATCTATGGCAAGGAGAGCAGCGAGAACCAAATTTGGCTTCGATTTGAGGTCAACGATAGCGGTGAGGGGATTTTGCCTGAGGTGCAGCACTATCTGTTTGAACCCTTTACCCAAGCCGATAGCTCCTTTACCCGCAGACATGGCGGCACGGGGTTGGGACTCTCGATTGTACGGCAGCTCTGCCGTCTGATGGGGGGGGAGGTGGGACTGCTCCATAGTGATAGCAGTGGTAGCTCGTTTCGGGTAGAGATACCGCTATGCTATCCGACTGATGAGCTAGAGCGACAGAGTGAGGCGTCGATAGCGACAGCGCTAGAGCCGCTACCGATCGCCGCGCCCTCTGGCGTCTCGACATTAACGGGCTACCACCTGCTACTGGTCGATGATCACCAAATTAATCTCGAACTGATGGAGCGCATTGTCAGCCGTGAGGGGGTGCTGGTGACACGAGCGACCAATGGCGAGGAGGCGCTACAGCGACTGCAACACGATCCTGAGAAGTTCGATCTAGTCTTAATGGATGTACAGATGCCGGTGATGGATGGTAATGAGGCGACGCGACTGATTCGTAAACAGCTACAGCTAACCCTGCCGATTGTGGGTATTACCGCCGGGGCGTTAACGACCGAACGAGATCGCTCGCTAGAGGCGGGGATGGATCTCTACTTAACTAAGCCGATAGAGCCAGCCCTGCTACTTGAGACCATCGCGGCACAAATTGAGCGCTATCGTGGTCAAACAGTGGTGGACAAAACGCAACCCTCTCCAGCCACAGCCGCAAGTCGCAGTAGTGAGATAGCACTACGGCAGTGGCCACAACTCGAAGGTGTCGATATGGCGTCAGTTTGGCGGCGACTCGATGGCGATTTGGCGCTATTTGGGCTCATGGTGCAGCGCTTTATGGCGGAGTTTGCCGATTTAATGGAGACGACCGCCGAGGCCGAGTTAACCGCGGCGAGGTGCCATAAGCTAGCCGGAGGGGCGCTACTGTTGGGGTTAGAGTCACTCGCCGCTACCGCCCGTCGTTGTGAGACGCGACTACAGCACGCTTCGGACAACCACGAGGTGAGCTGCCCTGAGCTGGCCGATGAATTGAGTCGATTAGCCGCACAGCTACCACAGCTACAGCAGCAGATGCAGAGCTTAACTAACCATGAAGTCGCTGGAGATGCGTCGGCGTTGCAGCAACTGGTGTCGCAGCTTCAAAGGCACGATCTGATCGCGTATGATCACTTTCGCCAACTACAGCCATGGCTTGAGCAGCAGATGGCGCAAGAGGAGCTACATGAGTTGGCCGACTTAATTCACAATTTGCGTTTTAATGAGGCGGCCACCCTGCTCAAAGAGTGGCTTCTATCTACCTAA